One window of the Chryseotalea sp. WA131a genome contains the following:
- a CDS encoding transposase, protein MKRLFIKDDKNMHIAIQQEIHRSDDSKYDHRLHGLLLVLNGYDCYTVGELFGQSPTTIQRWVKSFNSKGFSGLAEGGKSGRPGSLSEKQWQQLGDDLRKSPVDFSYGQNFWDGKLMSAHLKKKYKVELGVRQCQRIFNSMGFRLRKPRPLIANGDPKAKKAFKKTPFDGNKQK, encoded by the coding sequence ATGAAACGGTTATTTATTAAAGACGACAAGAACATGCACATAGCCATCCAACAGGAGATACACAGATCGGATGATTCCAAGTACGATCATAGGCTACACGGTTTATTGTTGGTTCTTAACGGCTATGATTGTTATACCGTGGGAGAATTGTTTGGTCAATCCCCTACTACTATTCAGAGATGGGTAAAAAGTTTTAACAGCAAAGGGTTTTCTGGTTTGGCAGAAGGAGGAAAGTCAGGTCGGCCTGGTAGTCTAAGCGAGAAGCAATGGCAACAATTAGGTGATGACTTACGCAAAAGCCCTGTCGATTTTTCTTATGGACAGAATTTTTGGGATGGTAAGTTGATGTCCGCCCACCTTAAAAAAAAGTATAAGGTTGAACTGGGCGTCCGTCAATGCCAACGGATATTTAATTCGATGGGATTTCGACTACGAAAGCCGCGCCCACTAATTGCAAATGGAGACCCAAAAGCCAAAAAGGCTTTTAAAAAAACTCCTTTTGATGGCAATAAACAAAAATAA
- a CDS encoding IS630 family transposase: MAINKNNDLRFEDECHFQQHGSRCKMWFPPEDKDPVLLHAPTRKTISLFGVVSASTGQMTTMLTKVFNAMTFLAFLKKVLKTRKRGKKLIVVLDNARYHHAILLKSWLSENQDKIGLMFLPPYSPDLNNIERVWKITRRKCTHNKYFSTLGEVELIIKKQMKEWGKPNETIHKLCCII, translated from the coding sequence ATGGCAATAAACAAAAATAACGATTTGCGTTTTGAGGATGAATGTCATTTTCAGCAGCATGGTTCAAGGTGCAAAATGTGGTTTCCGCCCGAAGATAAAGACCCCGTTTTGCTTCATGCCCCCACACGGAAAACCATATCACTTTTCGGGGTGGTAAGTGCAAGTACTGGACAGATGACAACAATGCTAACCAAAGTGTTCAACGCAATGACCTTTTTGGCGTTCTTAAAAAAAGTCCTCAAGACAAGAAAACGCGGGAAGAAATTGATCGTGGTTCTGGACAACGCAAGATATCACCATGCTATTTTGTTGAAGTCGTGGCTATCGGAAAACCAGGATAAAATCGGCCTAATGTTTTTGCCACCATACAGTCCCGATCTAAACAATATTGAGCGGGTTTGGAAGATAACACGCAGGAAATGTACCCACAATAAATATTTCTCCACACTGGGCGAAGTAGAGTTAATTATAAAAAAACAAATGAAAGAGTGGGGAAAGCCAAATGAAACAATACATAAATTATGCTGCATTATTTAA
- a CDS encoding periplasmic heavy metal sensor — translation MSKLKLLTIVVFLLLAINFLLVGFLFLKRPPHGRPFDRIGPKDRIIEILHLEKDQVEQYEKLIGQHRTSIKLLNDRIQETKSSLYQTLQNENGTVKDSLINELGALQKEIEAIHYNHFNEIKKLCRADQLDNFSELTDDLADFFSPENRTTPPKE, via the coding sequence ATGAGTAAACTAAAGTTGTTGACCATTGTTGTTTTCCTTTTGTTGGCGATCAATTTTCTTCTTGTGGGGTTCTTGTTTTTGAAAAGACCTCCACACGGGCGCCCATTTGATCGAATTGGCCCAAAAGACAGAATCATTGAAATCTTACATTTAGAAAAGGATCAGGTAGAACAATATGAAAAATTGATCGGACAACATAGAACTTCAATTAAATTATTGAATGACCGTATTCAAGAAACGAAAAGCAGTCTTTATCAAACTCTTCAAAACGAAAATGGCACGGTCAAAGATTCACTGATCAACGAATTGGGTGCTTTGCAAAAGGAGATTGAAGCCATTCATTACAATCATTTTAATGAGATTAAAAAACTTTGTAGAGCCGATCAATTAGACAACTTTAGCGAACTAACCGATGATCTTGCTGATTTCTTTAGCCCTGAAAATAGAACGACTCCACCGAAAGAATAG
- a CDS encoding peptidyl-prolyl cis-trans isomerase, translating to MKLTTYLLVLSIWLFVFSCDIIRMKGNSAGDAARKEVARVGQTYLYADELRGIASSESTKEDSAARASAYVNSWIRKQLLLNEAAKNIDINEAEVERKVLDYRYSLIGYEFQNYYINKNLNDSVTQQELEVYYKEHLDNFILKQNIIQGAYIKVAKTAPRTQRIKDLLFSTKPKDRSELKSYCLGFTEAYQLPDSTWIEFDKLAANSPLADIPNKIQFLRSYNYYETSDASYLYFLKINAYKISDNASPIDFVKEDIRNIILNKRKVELAKKLEDEIYENAAKEKEFEVFNR from the coding sequence ATGAAACTAACAACCTACCTACTTGTATTGTCTATTTGGCTTTTTGTCTTTTCGTGCGACATCATTCGCATGAAAGGAAATAGTGCTGGGGATGCCGCACGAAAAGAAGTGGCACGTGTGGGGCAAACGTATCTGTATGCTGATGAATTGCGCGGCATTGCTTCTTCTGAAAGCACAAAAGAAGACAGCGCAGCGCGCGCCTCGGCCTATGTCAACAGTTGGATTCGCAAACAATTGCTATTGAATGAAGCAGCCAAAAACATTGACATCAACGAAGCGGAAGTAGAACGCAAAGTACTCGACTACCGATATAGCTTGATTGGCTACGAATTTCAAAATTATTACATCAATAAAAACCTAAACGATAGTGTTACCCAGCAAGAGTTAGAGGTTTATTACAAAGAGCATTTGGATAATTTTATTTTGAAACAAAACATTATTCAAGGGGCTTATATCAAAGTGGCTAAAACGGCACCGCGCACACAGCGCATCAAAGATTTGCTCTTTTCCACTAAGCCAAAAGATAGGAGTGAGCTAAAATCCTATTGCCTCGGGTTTACTGAAGCCTATCAATTGCCTGACTCTACTTGGATTGAGTTCGACAAGCTGGCCGCCAATTCACCACTGGCCGATATCCCGAACAAAATACAATTCCTCCGCAGCTATAATTATTACGAAACTAGCGATGCAAGTTATTTATATTTCTTGAAGATAAATGCTTACAAGATTTCTGACAATGCTTCGCCTATTGATTTTGTGAAAGAAGATATTCGCAATATTATTTTGAACAAACGGAAAGTAGAACTTGCCAAGAAATTAGAAGATGAAATTTATGAAAATGCTGCTAAAGAAAAAGAGTTTGAAGTATTCAATCGCTAG
- a CDS encoding YHYH protein, translating into MKKIKSMTWFNYLFCLFLLGACKNNDVTPTTTSTEVPDVYKKIYGASSVTSDGTYITIKTTGAPDHKSVYYASTNSLYESFTGTTFGGNTFKKNPNSINTFNYTFKIPANPKVAASHSATPLGAIGVSLNGVPFYNQYAGPNQPLTNEITSFDQYYRHPQQAGAYHYHVEPIYLTQVKATKSALLGFLLDGFPVYGPQENGADVVESALDAYHGHTAATVDYPNGIYHYHVTNKDPYINGSGFYGTPGTVSQ; encoded by the coding sequence ATGAAAAAAATAAAAAGCATGACTTGGTTCAACTATCTTTTCTGTTTGTTCTTACTGGGCGCTTGTAAAAACAACGATGTGACACCAACCACAACCTCAACGGAGGTTCCCGATGTGTACAAAAAAATATATGGCGCCAGTAGTGTAACCTCTGATGGAACATATATTACAATTAAAACAACAGGCGCACCCGATCACAAAAGTGTTTACTACGCTTCCACCAATAGCCTGTATGAAAGCTTTACAGGTACTACTTTTGGCGGAAACACATTTAAGAAAAACCCGAATTCAATAAACACATTCAATTATACTTTTAAAATCCCCGCGAATCCAAAGGTAGCAGCTAGTCATAGTGCCACCCCGCTTGGAGCAATTGGTGTTTCGTTGAATGGCGTTCCGTTTTACAATCAATATGCTGGCCCCAATCAGCCTCTGACGAATGAAATCACTAGTTTTGATCAATACTATAGGCACCCTCAGCAAGCAGGTGCCTACCACTATCATGTAGAGCCAATCTATCTAACACAAGTAAAAGCAACTAAGTCGGCTTTGCTAGGCTTTCTCTTAGATGGCTTTCCTGTGTATGGCCCTCAAGAGAATGGCGCTGACGTGGTGGAAAGTGCGCTTGATGCCTATCACGGGCACACTGCTGCAACAGTGGATTATCCCAATGGCATTTACCATTACCACGTCACAAACAAAGACCCATACATCAACGGAAGTGGTTTTTATGGAACACCTGGAACGGTTTCGCAGTAA
- a CDS encoding ISAs1 family transposase, whose translation MRSPNPLRDSNSVFHTSFSPLPDPRRTTKGHFQYPLDEILFLVISAVLSGADGWCPVHVFGKAKLDWLRQYLPYANGIPSHDVLGKVFALIDPVEFNRCFMLWVNSLSKLTDGEVVAIDGKTLCGSASQDRTAFHLVSAYATQNRLCLGQQCVKEKSNEITAIPVLLDMLAIESCVVTVDAMGCQQDIAQKILDKKADYILMVKDNQKSLKQQIEKVFTLEKPSHSHRQTDMGHGRAEKRGCDVISGLRFLDDRSNWPGLQSIVRIRSERAEKKTGKITREARYYISSLRGDAAQFNAKIRQHWAIENNLHWSLDVLFNEDALLMKSGNSVINFSIVNKMALALLDKEKSTKMSKRSKRLTAALDDGYRSLVLKC comes from the coding sequence ATGCGTAGCCCAAATCCCCTTAGAGATAGCAACTCGGTTTTCCATACATCCTTCAGCCCCTTGCCCGACCCTCGCAGAACCACCAAAGGCCACTTTCAATACCCGCTGGATGAGATTTTGTTTTTAGTGATCTCGGCCGTACTGAGCGGGGCCGATGGCTGGTGCCCCGTACACGTTTTCGGGAAAGCCAAACTGGACTGGTTGCGCCAATACCTTCCCTATGCAAATGGGATACCTTCACACGATGTGTTGGGGAAGGTGTTTGCGTTGATCGACCCCGTTGAGTTCAACCGGTGTTTTATGCTTTGGGTCAATTCCCTGTCCAAACTAACGGACGGGGAAGTGGTTGCCATAGATGGGAAGACGCTTTGTGGATCAGCTTCGCAAGACCGGACAGCTTTTCACCTGGTCTCTGCTTATGCCACCCAAAACAGGCTTTGCCTGGGCCAACAATGTGTGAAGGAAAAGAGCAATGAGATCACCGCCATCCCTGTTTTATTGGACATGCTTGCCATTGAAAGCTGTGTGGTCACTGTGGATGCAATGGGCTGCCAACAGGATATTGCCCAGAAAATCCTCGACAAGAAGGCCGATTATATTTTGATGGTGAAGGACAACCAGAAAAGTCTGAAACAACAGATCGAGAAAGTGTTCACCCTTGAAAAACCTTCCCATTCCCATAGGCAGACAGATATGGGGCATGGGCGTGCAGAAAAAAGGGGATGTGATGTGATCAGTGGGCTGAGGTTTTTAGATGACCGTTCGAATTGGCCGGGGCTTCAAAGTATCGTGCGGATAAGATCAGAACGGGCAGAAAAGAAAACAGGGAAGATCACGCGGGAGGCCCGCTATTATATTTCTTCTTTGCGCGGGGATGCCGCACAGTTCAATGCCAAGATCAGGCAACATTGGGCAATCGAAAACAACCTGCACTGGTCATTGGATGTGCTCTTCAACGAAGATGCCCTGCTGATGAAATCCGGAAACTCGGTTATCAATTTCTCGATTGTCAACAAGATGGCCTTGGCTTTGTTGGACAAAGAAAAATCCACCAAAATGTCCAAACGATCTAAACGGTTGACCGCTGCACTAGATGATGGTTACAGAAGTTTGGTGCTGAAATGTTAA
- a CDS encoding IS1380 family transposase, which yields MEHHYTDKLVTAWGGMKEMKILIDQTGISKKLAELGLPESKSNNRIDAVGIIESFWVGIWIGCFRFSHTAVVRVDEVLRQIFGWKRVASGTTFGRFFKKFTPSMNHQIFIELYTWFFEQIQFDNYTLDMDSSVITRYGEQEGSKKGYNPKKPGRGSHHPLFAFVNDIRMVANCWNRSGNTGSNSNCIHFLEETFAILKNKTVGLFRADSGFCTGTVLDFIEQRNIPYVIACKLYANLQASIYGITQWNAIGEGLWVSEINYQQGGWGKARRIVVIKQSEEIRARATGKKLKTLFSSVGIADEKVYRKRYHAFVTNQALPATEIWEQYKRRGDAENRIKELKEDFGTEGFCMDSFCATETAMRFVMVAYNLMSLFRQITHQKQPQPKLSTLRFNCFAVGSWVEQEAQKWVLKMSVPLKRRQWYDGLFSNVQKINLPLSLTG from the coding sequence ATGGAACACCACTATACCGATAAATTAGTAACAGCGTGGGGCGGGATGAAAGAGATGAAAATATTGATTGACCAAACTGGGATCAGCAAGAAGTTGGCCGAGCTTGGTTTGCCTGAGAGCAAGAGTAACAACCGGATAGATGCCGTGGGTATAATAGAGAGTTTTTGGGTGGGCATCTGGATTGGTTGCTTTCGTTTTAGTCACACAGCGGTGGTGCGGGTTGATGAAGTGTTGCGCCAGATATTTGGATGGAAGCGGGTTGCTTCGGGGACCACCTTCGGGCGGTTCTTTAAAAAGTTTACGCCCTCAATGAACCACCAAATTTTCATTGAACTGTACACGTGGTTTTTTGAGCAGATCCAATTCGACAATTATACGTTGGATATGGACAGCAGTGTGATCACCCGTTACGGGGAACAGGAAGGCAGCAAAAAAGGGTACAACCCCAAGAAGCCTGGCCGTGGCAGCCATCATCCCTTGTTTGCTTTTGTCAATGACATACGCATGGTGGCCAATTGCTGGAACCGCAGCGGCAATACAGGGAGCAACAGCAACTGCATCCATTTTTTAGAAGAGACCTTTGCCATCCTCAAAAACAAAACAGTAGGGTTGTTCAGGGCCGATAGTGGGTTTTGTACCGGTACAGTCTTGGATTTCATTGAGCAGAGAAATATCCCCTACGTCATTGCCTGTAAGCTGTATGCCAATTTACAAGCCAGCATTTATGGTATCACCCAATGGAATGCGATAGGCGAAGGCTTATGGGTATCGGAAATAAACTACCAGCAAGGCGGCTGGGGCAAAGCCCGTAGGATTGTGGTCATCAAACAAAGTGAAGAAATCAGGGCCAGGGCAACGGGTAAGAAGCTCAAGACATTATTCAGCAGCGTGGGCATAGCGGACGAAAAAGTGTACCGCAAAAGGTACCATGCCTTTGTCACTAACCAAGCCCTGCCGGCAACAGAAATATGGGAACAATATAAGCGCAGGGGTGATGCCGAAAACAGGATCAAGGAGTTGAAAGAAGATTTCGGTACAGAAGGCTTTTGCATGGATAGTTTTTGTGCTACTGAAACAGCTATGCGCTTTGTGATGGTAGCCTATAATTTGATGAGCCTGTTCCGCCAAATAACCCATCAAAAACAGCCACAGCCCAAGCTTTCCACATTAAGGTTCAACTGCTTTGCAGTTGGAAGTTGGGTGGAGCAGGAAGCCCAAAAATGGGTACTGAAAATGTCCGTCCCACTCAAAAGAAGGCAATGGTATGATGGATTATTCTCAAATGTCCAAAAAATAAACCTGCCACTAAGTCTGACTGGATAG
- a CDS encoding SCO family protein, with protein sequence MFRIVFFGSSVLVIMIFSMSCSNRKAKNRLPYYNTPEFTPTFIDSQEEAAQKINHTIRSFSFTDQNGKSVTEQEIEGKIHVANFIFTSCGSICPVMTKHMKLVQEKFGDNPAVVILSFSVTPWIDDVNRLKTYAEENDITSPNWHLLTGRKSEIYDLARQSYFAEEDLGFTKDSTDFLHTEHVLLIDQSKRIRGIYNGTLQLETEQMIKDIDELVEEFGNPYGNKVKPN encoded by the coding sequence ATGTTTCGGATAGTGTTTTTCGGAAGTAGTGTTTTAGTCATCATGATCTTTTCTATGTCGTGTTCAAATAGAAAAGCAAAAAACAGGCTACCGTATTACAATACGCCTGAGTTTACGCCCACGTTCATCGATTCACAAGAAGAGGCTGCGCAAAAAATCAATCACACGATCCGTTCGTTTTCATTCACCGATCAAAATGGAAAGTCAGTTACCGAACAGGAAATAGAAGGGAAAATACACGTGGCCAATTTTATCTTTACCAGTTGCGGAAGCATCTGTCCGGTGATGACCAAGCACATGAAATTGGTTCAGGAAAAATTTGGTGACAATCCTGCTGTTGTTATTCTATCTTTTAGCGTAACCCCGTGGATCGATGACGTCAATCGTCTAAAAACCTATGCCGAGGAGAACGATATTACCTCACCCAATTGGCATCTGCTCACGGGGAGAAAATCAGAGATTTACGATCTGGCCCGCCAGTCTTATTTCGCAGAAGAAGATTTGGGTTTCACCAAAGACAGTACTGATTTTTTGCATACAGAACACGTTTTGTTGATTGACCAGTCGAAGCGCATCCGGGGAATTTACAACGGAACCTTGCAACTGGAAACGGAGCAAATGATTAAAGATATCGATGAACTAGTAGAAGAATTCGGTAATCCTTACGGGAATAAAGTTAAGCCGAACTAA
- a CDS encoding MoxR family ATPase produces MNFKNDVEAADALAQSYQNLRSEIAKVVVGQDEVVRLVLTSIFCQGHSLLVGVPGLAKTLLVQTIATSLDLHFKRIQFTPDLMPSDIVGAETMDKERNFQFVKGPIFANIILADEINRTPPKTQAALLESMQEYAVTIAGNTYPLPRPFFVLATQNPIEQEGTYPLPEAQLDRFMFNIFLDYPSYQQELSIVKNTTADVVQQASKTLTAEEIVAFQHLVRRVPIADNVVEYAVKLSQSTRPGKTGASSIANDLLEWGAGPRASQYLVLGAKCNALINGKYSPDIEDVQAIAKPVLRHRMVRNFKAEADGVTVDGIIEKLMV; encoded by the coding sequence ATGAATTTCAAAAACGATGTAGAAGCAGCCGATGCGTTGGCACAGAGCTATCAAAACCTGAGGAGCGAAATTGCCAAGGTGGTGGTAGGGCAAGATGAAGTGGTGCGCTTGGTGCTCACCAGTATTTTTTGTCAAGGCCATTCGTTGTTGGTGGGTGTTCCGGGTTTGGCCAAAACATTGTTGGTACAAACCATTGCTACCTCGCTTGACTTACATTTTAAGCGCATCCAGTTCACGCCCGATTTAATGCCTTCCGATATTGTAGGTGCAGAAACGATGGACAAAGAGCGCAATTTTCAATTTGTCAAAGGGCCAATATTCGCGAACATTATTTTGGCAGATGAGATCAACCGCACACCGCCCAAAACCCAAGCCGCGCTGTTAGAGTCAATGCAAGAATATGCAGTGACCATTGCCGGAAATACCTATCCGCTTCCGCGCCCGTTTTTTGTACTGGCCACGCAGAATCCCATCGAACAAGAAGGAACATATCCGTTGCCAGAAGCGCAGTTGGATCGTTTTATGTTTAACATTTTTTTGGATTACCCTTCTTACCAGCAGGAGTTAAGTATTGTAAAAAATACGACAGCAGATGTTGTTCAGCAAGCATCTAAAACACTTACAGCCGAAGAGATTGTGGCCTTTCAGCATTTGGTGCGCAGAGTGCCCATTGCCGATAATGTAGTAGAGTATGCTGTGAAATTGAGCCAGTCAACACGCCCCGGAAAAACGGGAGCCTCTTCGATAGCAAATGATTTATTAGAATGGGGTGCTGGCCCCCGTGCTTCGCAGTATTTGGTGTTAGGGGCTAAATGTAATGCCCTCATCAATGGAAAGTATTCCCCTGATATTGAAGATGTGCAAGCCATTGCCAAACCCGTGCTACGACACCGCATGGTGCGCAACTTTAAAGCAGAAGCCGATGGGGTAACCGTAGATGGAATCATAGAGAAATTGATGGTTTAG
- a CDS encoding YHYH protein, with translation MITLALGLIASCSNSDPTPAANSSGTVIQVDASKFLSAGLSEPISIVSRTLSNGKTADCYKIVSKSTPTDHAQGPWCPTNIADDASKGGIWMEGGNVYDVDGAFIKNLATFYNNTTWQMYNANTGAITKTLTQADCQAAANPNVGVAYKNYCVECLPSYVSTLTKTIYIPVTPVKLSSSTSFGAGPGSSGPSARGIAFNGVVFDAPAPVNIILAAYTLAPFDDAGGHINLGAGYHYHAATGKSTKITQTDGHAAMIGYAMDGFGIFERLSASGTEYSDLDSNRGHYDDTRGYHYHVDKAGSNNFINGLAGAYAN, from the coding sequence ATGATTACACTGGCTTTGGGTCTGATTGCATCGTGTAGTAATAGTGACCCAACACCTGCAGCCAATTCTTCTGGCACGGTCATTCAGGTAGACGCTAGCAAATTTCTTTCAGCAGGACTTTCTGAGCCAATTAGTATTGTTTCGCGCACCCTGTCTAACGGAAAAACAGCCGATTGCTACAAAATTGTGAGCAAAAGTACACCCACTGATCATGCACAAGGTCCGTGGTGCCCCACGAATATTGCAGATGATGCAAGCAAAGGTGGCATTTGGATGGAAGGAGGTAACGTGTATGATGTAGATGGTGCCTTCATTAAGAACCTGGCCACATTTTACAATAATACGACTTGGCAAATGTACAACGCAAACACTGGCGCTATCACCAAGACATTAACACAAGCCGATTGCCAGGCTGCCGCCAATCCAAATGTTGGCGTAGCCTATAAAAATTACTGTGTAGAATGCTTGCCCTCCTACGTTTCCACACTGACCAAAACCATTTACATTCCGGTTACTCCTGTGAAGTTATCTTCGTCAACCAGTTTTGGAGCTGGGCCTGGTTCATCGGGACCATCCGCACGAGGCATTGCTTTCAACGGAGTGGTATTTGATGCCCCTGCGCCTGTAAACATAATTTTAGCTGCCTACACATTGGCTCCGTTTGACGATGCAGGAGGCCATATAAACTTGGGGGCAGGTTATCATTACCATGCAGCCACAGGAAAGTCGACTAAAATTACACAAACCGATGGTCACGCAGCAATGATCGGCTATGCCATGGATGGTTTTGGAATATTTGAACGATTGAGTGCTAGTGGGACAGAGTATTCGGATTTGGATTCCAACCGTGGGCATTATGATGATACCCGAGGTTACCACTACCATGTAGACAAAGCAGGGTCGAACAATTTTATCAATGGTTTGGCCGGTGCCTATGCAAACTAA
- a CDS encoding peptidylprolyl isomerase — protein MKYSIASLFCLATMIGHAQDKTGFVVDKIIAKVDNYIVIKSELEQAYQGAVAEGNPATDEMKCQIFNRLIMNKLMVAKAEIDSVTVTDLEVDQNTTQRMGMILQSSGNAPEELERRYGKSMDQIRLELRDQIREQLLAREMTQKITKELKVTPAEVKRFFNKIPTDSLPFYSSDVQIGQIVRIAKISSQQEDEAKRRLSELRDRILAGESFNDLALKYSEDPSARQNGGEMGFVGRGAMVPQFEAMAFKLRKGEISMPFKSSFGHHIMQLIDRRGNEYNSRHILLLGNPSKEDINRAEKFLDSLRRKIVKDSIKFEYAAKQFSDDSETKGRGGYFTDPDGGINVSLRDIDPVVYLAIDTMKLGTISKPIAYRTDDGKEGMRILYYKTKVPPHQANLKDDWHRIQSAALAEKRDKAIGKWFSKSRQDVFINIDPTYNYCKILE, from the coding sequence TTGAAGTATTCAATCGCTAGTCTCTTTTGCTTGGCGACCATGATTGGTCATGCCCAAGACAAAACAGGATTTGTAGTGGATAAGATCATTGCCAAAGTAGATAACTACATTGTGATTAAGTCGGAGTTGGAGCAGGCCTACCAAGGTGCGGTGGCAGAAGGCAATCCGGCTACCGATGAGATGAAGTGCCAAATCTTCAATCGGTTGATCATGAATAAACTGATGGTGGCCAAGGCAGAGATTGACTCGGTTACGGTCACCGATCTAGAGGTAGATCAGAACACCACGCAGCGCATGGGCATGATTTTGCAAAGCTCTGGCAATGCGCCCGAAGAGTTGGAGCGCAGGTATGGCAAGAGCATGGATCAAATCCGATTGGAACTTCGCGATCAAATACGCGAGCAATTGCTTGCGCGTGAGATGACCCAAAAAATAACCAAAGAGTTGAAAGTGACACCGGCAGAAGTAAAGCGATTCTTCAATAAAATACCAACGGATAGCTTACCCTTTTATTCTTCAGATGTGCAGATTGGCCAGATCGTTCGTATCGCTAAAATAAGTTCTCAACAAGAAGACGAAGCCAAGCGAAGGTTGAGCGAACTCCGCGATAGAATTTTGGCGGGAGAAAGTTTTAATGATTTGGCATTGAAATATTCGGAAGACCCAAGTGCCAGACAAAACGGTGGCGAGATGGGCTTTGTGGGGCGTGGAGCGATGGTACCTCAGTTTGAAGCCATGGCATTTAAACTTCGCAAAGGCGAAATCTCTATGCCTTTCAAATCCTCCTTTGGCCACCACATCATGCAGTTGATTGACAGACGCGGCAACGAGTATAATTCACGCCACATTTTATTGTTGGGCAATCCATCGAAGGAAGATATTAATCGAGCAGAAAAATTCTTAGATAGCTTGCGGAGAAAAATTGTGAAAGACAGTATCAAGTTTGAGTATGCCGCCAAGCAATTCTCAGATGATAGCGAAACCAAAGGCCGTGGTGGCTACTTTACCGATCCTGATGGAGGTATCAACGTTTCGCTTCGCGATATTGATCCAGTCGTTTACTTGGCAATTGATACCATGAAGTTGGGAACCATCTCTAAGCCAATTGCGTACCGCACCGATGATGGAAAAGAAGGTATGCGCATTCTATACTATAAAACGAAGGTGCCTCCGCACCAAGCTAATTTAAAAGATGACTGGCACCGCATTCAATCGGCCGCCTTGGCGGAGAAAAGAGACAAAGCCATTGGCAAGTGGTTTAGTAAGTCGCGCCAAGATGTATTCATCAACATCGACCCAACGTACAATTATTGTAAGATTTTAGAGTAG